One region of Carassius carassius chromosome 41, fCarCar2.1, whole genome shotgun sequence genomic DNA includes:
- the LOC132123072 gene encoding tripartite motif-containing protein 16-like: MAEASIKWAEDQFMCSVCLDLLKDPVTIPCGHSYCKGCLSGCWDEEDWKGIYSCPQCRQTFTPRPVLGKNVVFAEMVEKLKKTRLQAAPSPVPTLHHHTGSVDVKCDSCTLIKRKAVKSCLECRSSYCQNHLKQHENLFRGKGHNLMDATGRLQEMMCPQHDKMLEVYCHTDHRCICVLCLVDEHKNHDTVSTAAARTEKQRHLEGKQRQFQKIIQQKEKYLQELREAVVIHKYFAQTAAEDSDRIFTEIIRSIQKHRSEVKQLIRDQERAAVSRGEARLDELEQEISDLKRRDIELKQFSEAQDHVHFLQSWPPVSFSESTDGFTISSHLSFDNIVESVSRIRDKLLQFCTETIENISGTVKTVQVIGTPEYQTREEFLQYSGLLTVDPNSLFYGLHLSEGNTMMTVTDTHQCYPDHPDRFDSWAEALCRESVTEHCYWEVEWSGDGTSGVDIAVTYKSIKRKGGGPECAAGRNDKSWSLYCTPTFCSFWHNNNETVLPVTHVSSRIGVYVDLSAGVLSFYSVSDTMSLIHRVQTTFTQPLYPVFGFDRQTVVKLCHLTS, translated from the exons ATGGCAGAAGCCAGCATCAAATGGGCTGAGGATCAGTTCATGTGTTCAGTGTGTCTGGATCTactgaaggatcctgtgacaattccctgtggacacagttactgtaagGGATGCCTCTCAGGTTGCTGGGATGAGGAGGATTGGAAGGGAATCTACAGCTGTCCTCAGTGCCGACAGACCTTCACACCAAGACCTGTTTTAGGAAAGAATGTGGTGTTTGCTGAAAtggtggagaaactgaagaagacAAGACTCCAAGCTGCTCCTTCTCCTGTTCCTACTCTTCATCATCACACTGGATCTGTAGATGTAAAGTGTGATTCCTGCACTTTAATTAAACGGAAAGCAGTGAAATCGTGTCTGGAGTGTCGAAGCTCTTACTGTCAAAATCACCTCAAACAGCATGAGAATCTCTTCAGAGGTAAAGGACACAATCTTATGGATGCCACTGGACGACTGCAGGAGATGATGTGCCCTCAACATGATAAAATGCTGGAAGTTTACTGCCATACTGATCACCGGTGTATCTGTGTGCTGTGTTTGGTGGATGAACACAAAAATCATGATACGGTATCAACTGCAGCAGCGAGGACAGAGAAACAG AGACATTTGGAGGGGAAACAGAGACAATTCCAGAAAATAATCCAGCAGAAAGAGAAATATCTGCAGGAGCTGAGAGAGGCTGTGGTAATTCATAAG TATTTTGcacagacagcagcagaggaCAGTGATAGGATCTTTACTGAAATCATCCGGTCCATTCAGAAACATCGCTCTGAGGTGAAGCAgctgatcagagatcaggaaagAGCTGCAGTGAGTCGAGGTGAAGCACGACTAGATGAACTGGAGCAGGAAATCAGTGATCTGAAGAGGAGAGACATTGAGCTGAAGCAGTTTTCTGAAGCACAGGATCATGTTCATTTCCTTCAG AGTTGGCctcctgtctctttctctgaATCTACAGACGGCTTCACTATCAGTTCTCATCTCTCTTTTGACAACATTGTGGAGTCTGTCTCTCGAATCAGAGACAAACTGCTGCAGTTCTGCACAGAGACTATAGAAAACATATCTGGAACAG TGAAAACTGTCCAGGTCATTGGCACTCCTGAATATCAGACCAGAGAAGAGTTTCTACAAT ATTCAGGTCTGTTGACTGTGGATCCAAACTCATTGTTTTACGGGCTCCATCTGTCTGAAGGAAACACCATGATGACTGTCACTGATACACATCAGTgttatcctgatcatccagacagatttgattCTTGGGCCGAGGCattgtgtagagagagtgtgaCTGAACACTGTTACTGGGAGGTGGAGTGGAGTGGTGATGGGACGTCAGGAGTGGATATAGCAGTGACATATAAGAGCATCAAGAGGAAGGGAGGTGGACCTGAATGTGCAGCTGGACGTAATGACAAATCCTGGAGTTTATACTGTACTCCCACTTTCTGCTCATTCTGGCACAATAACAATGAGACTGTCCTTCCTGTAACCCATGTGTCCAGTAGAATAGGAGTGTATGTGGATCTCAGTGCAGGGGTTTTGTCCTTCTATAGTGTGTCTGACACAATGAGCCTCATCCACAgagtccagaccacattcactcagccgctcTATCCTGTGTTTGGATTTGATAGACAGACAGTGGTGAAACTGTGCCATCTCACCAGTTAA